A window of Blastomonas sp. SL216 contains these coding sequences:
- a CDS encoding ABC transporter ATP-binding protein, with protein MNTLAVDGLTLNRGGQRVLDDVSAVFTPGRVTALLGPNGAGKSTLLACLAGLLTPDAGQVLVGGQLRSALCRRDLARQIGLLPQGGDVHWDVDAATLVGLGRYPHREGWGETPEDRAVVARAMAATDVTQFAARPMTALSGGERARVLLARVLAGEPQWLLADEPLANLDPAHQLETLACLRDVARGGAGVIVVLHDLNHAVQMADQVLLLRDGRTVAQGACAEVMTPQRIAETFGVASQFGTTPGGVPFIVTMPMVRHG; from the coding sequence ATGAACACGCTCGCCGTCGATGGCCTCACCCTGAACCGTGGCGGCCAGCGGGTGCTGGACGATGTCAGCGCGGTCTTCACCCCCGGGCGCGTGACCGCATTGCTCGGCCCCAATGGTGCGGGCAAATCGACGCTGCTGGCGTGTCTTGCCGGGTTGCTCACGCCCGATGCGGGCCAGGTGCTGGTCGGCGGTCAGTTGCGCTCTGCTCTGTGCCGGCGCGACCTTGCAAGGCAGATCGGCCTGCTGCCGCAGGGCGGCGATGTGCATTGGGATGTCGATGCTGCAACGCTGGTGGGGCTGGGCCGCTATCCGCACCGTGAGGGCTGGGGGGAAACGCCGGAGGATCGCGCCGTCGTGGCGCGTGCGATGGCGGCGACCGATGTTACCCAGTTCGCCGCGCGACCGATGACCGCGCTGTCGGGCGGCGAGCGGGCGCGGGTGCTGCTCGCGCGCGTGCTGGCAGGCGAGCCGCAATGGCTGCTGGCTGACGAGCCGCTCGCCAATCTCGATCCCGCGCACCAGCTCGAAACCCTGGCGTGCCTGCGCGACGTCGCGCGCGGCGGAGCGGGGGTGATCGTCGTGCTGCACGATCTCAACCACGCGGTGCAGATGGCCGATCAGGTTCTGCTGCTACGCGATGGCCGCACCGTGGCGCAGGGCGCTTGTGCCGAAGTCATGACGCCGCAGCGCATCGCCGAGACCTTTGGTGTTGCCTCGCAGTTCGGCACGACGCCGGGCGGAGTGCCGTTCATCGTAACCATGCCGATGGTGCGCCACGGATGA
- a CDS encoding iron ABC transporter permease codes for MTRSLGINLSLLAAIVAAMMLSLIAGKVWIPLDAWLHADPRWPIIAELRLPRTVLAALVGASLGLSGAAMQGYLRNPLADPGLFGVSSGAALGAVISLFFGYAAAPWLLPIFALAGAAITMALLALLVGRSGSIIVFTLAGVILSSVAGSMTALAISLAPTPFATSQIVTWLMGALTDRSWDDVRLALPLMALGCLLLAFTGRSLDVLTLGESAARSMGADPQRLQLLIVIGVALCVGASVATAGIIGFVGLIVPHLVRPFVGNRPSAVLLPSALAGALLLLLADSLVRAMPTVSELRLGIAMSMLGGPFFLLLLLRMRRRLA; via the coding sequence GTGACTCGGTCGCTCGGCATCAACCTTTCGCTGCTTGCAGCCATCGTCGCCGCCATGATGCTGTCGCTGATCGCGGGCAAGGTGTGGATCCCGCTCGATGCCTGGCTGCACGCCGATCCGCGCTGGCCGATCATCGCCGAGCTGCGCCTTCCGCGCACGGTTCTGGCAGCCCTGGTCGGCGCGAGCCTGGGGCTGTCGGGCGCGGCGATGCAGGGCTATCTGCGCAACCCGCTCGCCGATCCAGGGCTGTTCGGGGTGTCCTCGGGCGCAGCCCTGGGCGCGGTGATCTCGCTCTTTTTCGGCTATGCTGCCGCGCCGTGGCTGCTGCCGATATTCGCGCTGGCAGGCGCCGCGATCACCATGGCGCTGCTCGCCTTGCTGGTGGGCCGGTCGGGCAGCATCATCGTCTTCACGCTCGCCGGTGTTATCCTCTCGAGCGTGGCGGGATCGATGACGGCGCTGGCGATCAGCCTTGCGCCCACGCCGTTTGCCACCTCGCAGATCGTTACTTGGCTGATGGGCGCGCTGACCGACCGCAGCTGGGACGATGTGCGGCTGGCGCTGCCATTGATGGCGCTGGGCTGCCTTTTGCTGGCATTCACGGGCCGTTCGCTCGACGTGTTGACCCTGGGCGAGTCCGCTGCCCGGTCGATGGGGGCCGATCCCCAACGGCTGCAACTGCTGATCGTGATCGGCGTCGCGCTGTGCGTCGGCGCATCGGTGGCGACTGCGGGGATCATCGGCTTTGTCGGGCTGATCGTGCCGCATCTCGTGCGCCCGTTCGTCGGCAACCGGCCCTCGGCGGTCTTGCTGCCTTCGGCGCTGGCAGGCGCATTGCTGCTGCTGCTCGCCGACAGCCTGGTGCGTGCGATGCCGACGGTCAGCGAATTGCGGCTGGGGATTGCCATGTCGATGCTCGGCGGGCCGTTCTTCCTTTTGCTTTTGCTGCGCATGCGCCGGAGGCTGGCATGA
- a CDS encoding ABC transporter substrate-binding protein — MIRAFALLLGLAVAGCSSQAADRSAQRAGPEGLPRIVSINPCVDAVLMQVARPEQIAAISHYSQDPRATSIPLDQAQRFAATSGTAEEVVAKAPDIVIAGAHVAPATIAALHRMNIRLIQIGVPESIAESEAQIRTIASAVRRTERGEALIARIDAAVRAASVQHGAGPRALIWQGGGLVPGEGTLASELLQRTGYRNMSADYGLKRWDVLPLEHLVARPPEVLLSVGAGDRSDRMLSHPVLAGLKQAIAVRRYPERLLHCGGPTIIDAVGHLATIRRAL, encoded by the coding sequence TTGATCCGCGCCTTCGCCTTGTTGCTGGGACTGGCGGTTGCGGGTTGCTCGTCGCAGGCGGCGGACCGCTCGGCCCAGCGTGCAGGACCGGAAGGTCTGCCGCGTATCGTGTCGATCAACCCCTGCGTCGATGCAGTGCTGATGCAGGTGGCAAGGCCCGAGCAGATTGCCGCGATCAGCCATTATTCGCAGGACCCGCGCGCGACATCGATCCCGCTCGATCAGGCGCAGCGCTTTGCCGCGACATCGGGCACGGCAGAGGAGGTGGTTGCCAAGGCCCCCGATATCGTGATCGCCGGAGCGCATGTTGCGCCTGCAACCATCGCCGCGCTGCACCGGATGAACATCCGGCTCATCCAGATCGGCGTGCCGGAAAGCATCGCGGAGAGCGAGGCGCAAATCCGCACAATCGCCAGTGCCGTCCGCCGGACCGAACGTGGTGAGGCACTGATCGCGCGGATCGATGCGGCTGTTCGCGCAGCATCGGTGCAGCATGGCGCAGGGCCGCGCGCCCTGATCTGGCAGGGTGGCGGGCTGGTGCCGGGCGAGGGGACGCTGGCCAGCGAACTCTTGCAGCGGACCGGCTATCGCAACATGAGCGCCGATTATGGCCTCAAGCGCTGGGACGTCCTGCCGCTGGAGCACCTTGTCGCGCGCCCGCCCGAAGTGCTGCTGTCTGTGGGGGCGGGGGATCGCAGCGACCGCATGCTCAGTCATCCGGTGCTGGCGGGCCTGAAGCAGGCCATCGCGGTACGCCGCTATCCCGAGCGGCTGCTGCATTGCGGCGGCCCGACGATCATCGACGCGGTGGGCCATCTGGCCACGATCAGGCGCGCGCTGTGA